ATTAGGATTACCGGCAAATAAGCTGTTTGAAAAAATTAAGATACCTGGTTTATTGGGAATGCTAATATTAGGAATAATCATAGGCCCTTATGGTCTTAATTTACTTCAGACAGATATGATTCATGCATCAGCTGATTTAAGGAAAATTGCTTTAACTATTATTCTATTAAGAGCAGGGCTTGGGATTAATAGAGATGATTTAAAGAAGGTTGGCAACACTGCATTAAAAATGAGTTGTGTACCAGGACTAATAGAAGGATTTTTTATTGCTTTTGCATCAGTTAAGCTTCTAAACTTTTCCTTTATTCAAGGAGGTATATTAGGCTTTATTATAGCGGCTGTTTCGCCTGCTGTTGTAGTTCCTTCTATGCTACGTTTAATTGAGAATAATATAGGAGCTAAAAAAGGTATCCCGACTTTAATACTAGCAGGGGCTTCTATTGACGATGTATTTGCCATAACTATATTCAGCGCTTTTCTAGGTCTATATAGTGGAAAGCATATAAATATTGGTATTCAAATACTAAGTATTCCAATATCAATATTATTAGGTATTATGATTGGCGGTGTTATTGGTTTTGTGATGATAAAAATCTTTAAGAAACATCATATGAGAGATACAAAAAAAGTTTTATTGATACTAGGCTTATCAATTCTACTTACTGAATTAGAAAACTTGTTAAAAACTAGAATAGAAATAGCATCATTATTGGGAGTTATGACTATTGGATTTATAATTATTGATAAAATGCCTAATGTAGGGAAAAGACTTGCGTCAAAGTTTAATAAAATCTGGGTTTTTGCAGAGATACTGCTATTTGTACTAGTCGGAGCTCAAGTGAATATTGGAGTAGCTGCGAATGCAGGTAAAATAGGTGCCATAATAATATTTATCGGTATATTAGGAAGAAGCCTAGGAGTAATTATTTCTCTATTAGGTACAAATTTAAATTGGAAGGAAAAACTATTTTGCATTATTTCTTATATTCCGAAAGCAACTGTGCAAGCTGCAATGGGAGCAGTTCCACTATCGCTGGGAGTAAAATCAGGAGAAGTAATTTTAGCTATTGCGGTATTGTCAATATTAATTACAGCCCCCTTAGGAGCTATAGGTATTAATATTTTTGCAGACAAGCTATTAGAATAAGAAAAGGGAAGTTCTATTTTTTAGAGCATAGATATGAGACAAGAGGATATTTTAAATGTATTTTTAGGGATTTTTTGTTTTATACATGATGTAGTGCTAAAAACAAACCCATATCCTCTTGTTTTTTATTTTAATCCTTTATATATCCTGCTTTGACATATTTACGGTAATAAAAGGTTCTTAAACCCCAATAATTTTGGAGGCGCTTTTCTAGGTCTTCTCTGTATTTTTCTAAAATCAATCTTTCTTCATCTTGAATAGAGAAATTACCGTATTTACTCTTTACAAAAATTTCAGTGACCTCCTTAAGCTTTATTTCACCATAGGAGTAAAACTTATATGCAACACGCTCTGCATATTCATAGTGAGTTTCTCCATGTTGCTGTGGATGTCCTAGAAACTCCATAAGCCGAAGTATTTGTTTATACAAATAAATAATCCTCTTATTGCTATCTAGTTTTTTAGCACGAGCTTCTTTGTACCTATGCTGGAAAAATCCAATTATAAATCTAATAGGAATTATTAGCAGTAAAGCTCCTATTATTATAGCTACAATATTTTTGGGTAAATTAGAAGGGGTATCTTCATGATTAATTTTATCTTTAGGCACTCTATTTCCTAGAATGTCTTCGTCGCTGTGGATCAACTGATCGTTAATACTATTTTCAGGATGGTTGACATATTCAGCAGCTTCATTTAGATTATTACTGTCGTTTGGTACGTCTTGCCTAAGGCTCTCTAATCGAAGCTCTATAGGATAAATGGAGGTAGGCTCAAAGGTCATCCAACCCACAGGCTCTATAAATGCCTCCACCCATGCATGAGCATTACTGTGACTAACTTCATATATGCCAGGCTCTATTAAGTCTTGTGCCAAATATCCTTCTATATACCTACTAGGAATTCCCTCTAGACGAAGCATTATAGCCATAGCAGTAGCATAGTATGTACAATAGCCCTCTCCTTCCTCAAATAAGAAATAATCAATAAATTCCTTGTTTTCAGGTACCTGATTAACATTTAGATTATACTTATAATTGCTTCGAAGATGATTTTCAATAGCCATAGCTTTTTCAAAATCATTATTTTTGCCCTTAACTATCTCTTTTGTCAATGCCTTTGTACGTTCAGTTATTTTATCCTCTGGAATTTGTAAATATAGCTCTAAATCATCTATATCACTCTTCTTCTTGTCTATACCAAGGGATGTTAGAGTTCCATAGGGAAGAGGTTTTTGTACTCGAATAGTATAACTTTCTCCATCATAAATTCCCTTAGAAAAGGTCAAAGAATCATCGCGGTTTATGCTTAAAGCATTACCATCATCGAAAATTACCTCTGCTGCTTTATAAGGACTAAAAAGAGTTGTTGAAGCAAAAGCATGGTTAGTAATAGTAACATAGGTTTGGTCATAATAAAGATTTCGCTCTTCTTTAGAAAGTCCGCTAAAGTCTCTTTTAAAAGGATAATTTTTAGAAGGCTCATTTATGGTTCTCCAAGAACTCCCTGTATATACTTGTTTTGCGTTTCCTCTAAGGTAATTACTATTACTATTAGTACGTACTGTCATGATTTTCTTAGGGTTTAACTTTACAGGACCACCTAGTCTGGAGGATTCCTCTTGATACCCTGTAATGGAGAAGTCAAACAAGGAAGCTTTTCCAGCTCTACGACCATAGCCTTCATTAGAGCGGAGTTTTTCAACAACAGGGAAGGTCTTATAAACCTTCTGCTGTAGCATAGGCCATTGAATATTGTTGTTACTTTTAGGTAGTACCAGGGCTAAAGAAAGTATTAATATGCTGTATATAGTTACTGTTTGAATCCAAGGTGTGTAAAGTTTTTCAAAGTTATAGCCCTTTAAGTTTGAAGTCTGCGTTTTCTCTCTGGAATACTTGTCTAGGCCCATTAGTATGAAAAAGGCTAATAAAAATATAGACAACATCCATAATGCTTCATCGAAAAAGCTATACCAATAGTAAAGAAAAGGTCCTATATAAGCAGGAAGCAGTAAATAAATGCTTTTATTCTTGAATAATATAAAGGCAGTAAAAAAAGATATTAAGACTATAAGTAGTCCCCAGAATAATAGTAGATTATCTGATGTAATATTTTCTTTACCCTGGAGGTTTTGAATAATATTCTGGAATAAATAATATATTCTCTCCATTAGAGGAAACAAAATAGGAGAGATAAAACGATGGACTAAAATAATTGCCATAAACCCAGCAACCAAAAGAATATATAAAACAAGTGGATTTAGAAGAAAAAATTTAACTAATGCACTTCCAAGGGAAACCATTAATATCTGTAGCATAACATCTGCTTTAAGGCTCATTCCCAATCCTAAAATGTACGCAAGGCTAAATACAAAAGAAGCATAAATAAGATGCAATATTGTTTTTTGACTTCTATTCAATATATTATCCATGAAAAACCTCCAATGCTTCTTTAATATTTGCGCTATGATCCAGAATATATATAATTATGCCTTCCTGCTTCAGCCTTTTTTCAACTAATTGGTCAATATATCCTGTTTTATTTTCCCTATCAGTTATTACAATAAATAGAGGATTATAGTTTTTCATTTTTAGTTGAATTCCATGAACACCCATAGCCTTATCTAAATTAGGTGTAATAATTACGACTGTTGAACCTCTTTTCAAGGCATCAATGCTGGGCATAATAAGAAATCTAAAATCAAGGGCTCCATTACCCTTAAATCTAGCTAAAGCTTCGAGAAAAGGCTTAAGCTCAGCGCTTTGGCGACCTTGTATATTTATATGACTTTTATTATCTTGAGTTATTAAATTAACCTCTATATTTTGGTTTAAACAATAATTTACGATACTAATAGCAGCAACTGCAGCCTTGTCCTCTAGATGACGATCTATATCATATTTAAATAGCCTATGCTCATTATCTACGAAAACTACAACATGAGTATCTCCTCGATTTTCAAAATTTTTAATTATTGGCACATCCTTTTTAGCTGTCAGCTTCCAATGAATAGCTTTAATAGAGTCGCCTTCTCTATATTCTCTCAAGGAATCAATTCTACTTTTATCCTGAAAGAAGGAATCCTGTATTAGAAGTTCTCCAGATTGCTGACTAACATTTATTTTAAAGGTAGAGAGGCTAACCACTTCTGGATATACTAAAAGAGAAGCATTGCTCCTAATCTTTTTCTTAAATGAGAAAAAGCCGAATACATCACGTATGGTTATATGTATTTCTCCAAGCTGGTAATATCCTCTTCTTTTTAGAACACCGATTTCCTTGCGAATGAAGTCTTCTTTTTTTTCCAGTGCTAAAGCCACATTTGGATAATCTATTCCTGTTAGCTGCTCTAATATATGACTTTGGATTTCCATATAAGGTATGCGAAAAATACTGTTATTTTTGACTTCATAGGCTATAGATATTTTTTCCCCAGTAAACAGGGCGTCTTTTGGAAGCTGAACAGAGCCTTTTATACCCATAAGAGAAATTAAGCTGTGGAGTAGAGGAATGAGAAATGTTAGTAAGAATACATAGAACAAAAAGTAGGGTATAGTTCCTCCAACTAATAGGACAAAGAATAATAGAGGGATAAATATTAATAAGATACTTATTTGTAATCTATTCATTTACTATCACCGGTACAAAAACACGACTAAGAACTCCTTTTATTATATCTTCAACACTCTTTCTTTCAATTTTGGCTTCTGGAGAAAGAATAAGTCTGTGTCCCAATACAGGTGCAACCATTGTTTTCACATCATCAGGAATAACATAGCTTCGACCGGACAAAAATGCTTTTGCTTTTGCTACCTTCAATAAATCAATTGAGGCTCTTGGACTAGCTCCAAGCTGTAAATCTTCATAGAAACGAGTTACATTAGAAATATTGATAATATAATCAATAATATCATGATGGACTGTCAACCCATCCACCATAAGCTGCATTTCTAGGATATCTTCCTGTGAAACAACTGGCTCTATAAGATTAAGGTTCTTAATAGATTGATAATTCTTCAATATTTCTATTTCATATGACTTTTCAGGATATCCAAGAGATAAACGCATTAAGAAGCGATCTAGCTGTGCCTCTGGCAGTGGGAATGTGCCTTGATATTCTAGCGGATTTTGAGTTGCTAATACCATAAAGGGCTTTTCTAAAATATAGTGAGATTCTTCTGTAGATACTTCTCCCTCTTCCATAGCTTGGAGCAAACTGGATTGAGTTTTAGGAGATGTTCTATTAATTTCATCAGCTAGAAATATTTGATTAAAAATAGCTCCTTTCTTAAATGTGAAGGCTCCTGTATTTTTGTCATAAATGCTATATCCTATAATGTCAGAAGGCATTAAATCTGGTGTAAACTGAACTCTTTTATAGGACAAGTTCATGCTTCTAGCAAGGGCTTTAACAAGGGTTGTTTTGCCAACACCTGGCACATCCTCAATTAATAGATGACCTTTTGCAAGCAAAGTGATTAGCACTTTTTCTAAAACATCATCCTTGCCTATAATGACCTTTTTTAGATTTTCCAAAATATCTAATGCTTTTTTATTATCCATATTGACCTCCATCATTGCTATATAAGCATAATAAAATTTATATAAATCTTATTAATAACTATACCATTTTTTTCTGGAAGAAAAAACTATGAAAAGATTGGAGCAACAAAAATCACAGACCAAAAGCAGAAGAAAACAGGTATTTTGAATTTTCAGAAAAAATACTTTAGCCTTATACATAGTTAAATTTTTGTAATAACTAAAACATAGTCTTAAAAACGTAAATGGACAGTTTCATTTATAAACATTGCAATATTTGGAAACTGTGTTATAATAGTAAAAATATCTTTATGACTATAATATTATTTTAAGGAGGGTAAGCATACAATGAGAAATATCAACTTCCCACTTCTTCTTGGAATTATAATTGTCACATTTTTAATTCTCTTAGCCTTTTATCCAGGACTTTTCACTTCCAAGGATCCTCTTTTTGAGGAAAAACCTAAATACATAGAATACAAGGAGAAGGGAGAATGGGTAGAAAAATTTGGTTACAACCCAATGCCTCCTAACAAGGAAAACATCCTTGGAACAGATGATGCTGGAAGGGATGTCTACGCAAGACTCATATATGGGACTAGAAACACACTAAAGTTAGCACTTCTTATAGCCGCATTTAGAATGATTTTAGCACTTCCGCTTGGACTAGCTGCAGGAATGGGTACAAGGTTTATTTCTAGCATCATAAAAATATTTAACACCTTTTTCACAGCAATACCTATGCTTATATTTAGCTTCGTAATTTTGAACATAGGATATTTTCGAAAGCTTCAGATGGACAAATCAATCCTTGCATTTGCAATAGTGCTTACTATTGTAGGATGGGCAAAGCTAGCGGGAATGATCGAGGATTCAACTAGGCGAGTTATGGAAGAGGACTTTATCGAGGGCGAAATAGCCATAGGAAAAACAAAGCTACAAATAGCATATCAAAACGTATTGCCACATTTAATACCGGATAGTATAAGCTTATTTTTTAAAGAAATGGGAATGGCATTATTTCTGATTGCTCAATTAGCAGTTCTCTATGTTTTTGTTGGAGTAACAAGACAAATTAAGGAACTAGCCTTTAAAGCAGCTTATGATATGATTTTAGAGCCTGAATGGGGCGGAACCCTTTCAAGAATAGCAGTAAATGTTAGAAAATATAATTCTGTATATTGGATGACCTTATACCCTATTTTGGTTTTCAGTTTTGCAATTATCGGAATAAATCTTACAGGGGAAGGGCTTAGAATAGAGTTTCAAAAAAGAGACTCTAGAATAATTAGCTATATTAGAAAAGCTTATTATTTATTTTCTCCTAAGCTGTTTATTTCACAAATCAAGGATTTTAAAAAGTATTATAAGCCTGTAATTATAAAAACTTTAGTTATAGTAGGAGCTATTGCATACTTTATAATACCTTGGCACCCAAGTCTATATAAATTTGACTTAGACCGGGCTAAACTACATATTGAAGAGCTAACAAAGGATAAATATGGTGGCAGAGTAACTGGAACTGAAGGAGGCTATTTAGCTGGTGAGTATATTATTGACACATTAAAATCCTATGGCTATCTGGTCGAAATTATGGAAATACCACTAACAGATACTACAATTACTCCAGAAACAGGTGAAGAAATAATCTATCCTAAAATTATATCGCCTGTATCCATTGAATCAGGATGGATAAAACTAAAAGATGACAATGATGTGGAGAAAACATATTATCTACATAAGGATTTTAGTATCGCCACAGTTAATAGAAATATTTTTACAGACACATCAAAGAACAAGCTTAGCTATAAAGGAGTTGCAGCAGATCCCCAAAATGCAATTAATGTATCAGAAGAAACAGAATTTTTTTCAATTACTTCAAGGTTTCCAATTTTGCATGAGTACAATATTAACGAACAAAACATAGTAAAAGTTAATGAAAATAAAAAATTAAAATATGATGTAGAGTTTGTTTTGCTTGGGGAGGAATATGACAGAGAATTTGGCACATATGTTTTTAAATCTACCGCCATTATCCCATTTGATGATTTGAGAAAGGATTTAGAAGGTGGCTATAGAGAAGTCCAAATAAATCTTGACTATCCAAAGATAGCAGAGTATCCAGGACGAAATATTATTGCTTTTTTACCAGGTAAGGGAAAATCAATAGAAGATCCGGGACAGATAATAGTTATTGGAGCAAGCTATGATGGTGTTTATCAGAGTCAAGAAAGAGAAACCTTTGCAATGACTGCAGCGCCTGCAGCTACTGCTTTAGAGGTGGCAAGGATATTGTCCCTTATAGAAGAACCATTAGAAAAATCCATTCAGCTTGTATTTTGGGATAATGAGTCTGAAACACAGAAATATACTCCACTTGGCGGATCAGGGCATTATCATTTAACAGAAATGAGAGATATAGATATGGCTTTGACTCATGGCTATTATTTCTTTGATATAAGTTATCCAGGCTATAATGAGGACAAATATCTAAATCTGATAACTCTGCCATCCCAAAGAGCAGATGGAAAAAACTATCTAGTAGGACTAGATATAGAAAAAAGATTTAAGCAAATGAATATAAAATACCGAAGATTTCATTATGATTATAATATATCAGAAGCACTGATACATTTAAGATTAAACGCTCTTACAAGTATTGGAATAGGTAATCCCTCAACAGGTGCAGTCAATACTAGTAGAGATAATATAGAAAGTATAAATTACAAGAGATTAGAAGAAATTGGACAAACTATAGTAGATACTATGACAATGAATTCTCATATTATGGATTAAAAAACCTTTGTAAAGGAGAAAAACCATGATTGAAGTAGTGAATTTAAAAAAACAATTTAATATAAAAAGTAAAGTTTTAGGCGTTAATAAAGGCGTTGTAAATGCAGTAAATGGTATAGATTTTAAAATAGAAAAGGGAGAAACTCTTGGCCTTGTTGGAGAGTCTGGAAGCGGAAAGTCAACTACAGGACGGTTAATACTAAGACTTCTTAAGCCGACTGATGGGAAGATATATCTTGAAGGAAGGGATATTAGCACCATAAGTAATAGAGAGTTTAGAAGCTTAAGAAAGGACCTGCAAATAGTCTTTCAAAATCCCTATTCTGCATTAGATTATAAAATGACTATTGAGGATATATTGATTCAACCTCTTCAAATACATAAAATAGTCGGACCACTGGAATATAGAAATGAAGTAGGTAGATTACTCCAAATGGTGGGACTATCAAAGCATGATGGGAAAAAATTTCCTCACGAATTTAGTGGGGGACAGAGGCAAAGAATCGGTATAGCTAGAGCATTGGCAACAAGACCTAAATTTGTAGTATGTGATGAGCCTGTATCTGCATTAGACGTGTCTGTACAATCACAGATACTGAATCTTACTATGGACCTTCAAGATGAATTTGGACTATCCTATTTATTTATTGCACATGATCTAAGCGTAATAAAGCATGTTAGCAACAAGGTTGCAGTGATGTACCTTGGGAAAATAGTAGAAAAGGGTTATGTAGATGACATATTTGATTTTCCAAAGCATCCATATACTAAAGCTCTTATGTCTGCAGCACCATTGCCTGAGCCAGGAAGAAATATTAATAGAATAAGGCTTCAAGGTGAAATACCTAGTGGGATGAATTTACCCTCAGGCTGTACTTTCCATGATAGATGCCCAAATAAAATGGATGTTTGTGAAACTCAGGAGCCAAAGCTAACAGAGCTTGATGATAAAAGAGTAGTTTCCTGTCACTTGTACCAAGAGGGGAGGAGTAATAATGACAGCTGAAATATTAAAGATAATAAGTAAAAGATTTTTTACAAATGTATTAATACTCCTTATAATTTTATTTCTTGTTATAGCTATAACAGGAATACCTACGGATTTTGATATTTATTCATTCAATGGAGAGCATAAAGCCAATATGGAGATAGATGAAATCCTCCAAAGTATAAAGAATAATTTTAAAATTTTCTTTAGTGGTGAAGCCTTTAAAGTAATGATTCAAAGTGAGACTACAGTACAGCTATTGGCTAAAACAGCAAAGAAAAGCTCAGCTATATTATTTTTCGGAGCTCTTCTTGCAATAATAATTGGAATACCAAAAGGAATTGTAGACAGCAGAAAAAGGAACAGGAGTGGAACAATAAAGCTGCTACAGTCCCTGATACCTCTTTCAGTTCCAGATATATTGACAATAACACTTGTGCAACTAGGTGCTATATACCTTTTTAATAATGAAATCTCAATATTTGGTTTAGGCCCATTTCCCTTTTTGGGAGATGAAACCTTTAGTCATGCCATCTATCCAATAATATCAATATCAATACTTCCAGCAGCATATATATCAAGGATAA
Above is a genomic segment from Proteiniborus ethanoligenes containing:
- a CDS encoding DUF4129 domain-containing transglutaminase family protein, with amino-acid sequence MDNILNRSQKTILHLIYASFVFSLAYILGLGMSLKADVMLQILMVSLGSALVKFFLLNPLVLYILLVAGFMAIILVHRFISPILFPLMERIYYLFQNIIQNLQGKENITSDNLLLFWGLLIVLISFFTAFILFKNKSIYLLLPAYIGPFLYYWYSFFDEALWMLSIFLLAFFILMGLDKYSREKTQTSNLKGYNFEKLYTPWIQTVTIYSILILSLALVLPKSNNNIQWPMLQQKVYKTFPVVEKLRSNEGYGRRAGKASLFDFSITGYQEESSRLGGPVKLNPKKIMTVRTNSNSNYLRGNAKQVYTGSSWRTINEPSKNYPFKRDFSGLSKEERNLYYDQTYVTITNHAFASTTLFSPYKAAEVIFDDGNALSINRDDSLTFSKGIYDGESYTIRVQKPLPYGTLTSLGIDKKKSDIDDLELYLQIPEDKITERTKALTKEIVKGKNNDFEKAMAIENHLRSNYKYNLNVNQVPENKEFIDYFLFEEGEGYCTYYATAMAIMLRLEGIPSRYIEGYLAQDLIEPGIYEVSHSNAHAWVEAFIEPVGWMTFEPTSIYPIELRLESLRQDVPNDSNNLNEAAEYVNHPENSINDQLIHSDEDILGNRVPKDKINHEDTPSNLPKNIVAIIIGALLLIIPIRFIIGFFQHRYKEARAKKLDSNKRIIYLYKQILRLMEFLGHPQQHGETHYEYAERVAYKFYSYGEIKLKEVTEIFVKSKYGNFSIQDEERLILEKYREDLEKRLQNYWGLRTFYYRKYVKAGYIKD
- a CDS encoding ABC transporter permease subunit; the encoded protein is MTAEILKIISKRFFTNVLILLIILFLVIAITGIPTDFDIYSFNGEHKANMEIDEILQSIKNNFKIFFSGEAFKVMIQSETTVQLLAKTAKKSSAILFFGALLAIIIGIPKGIVDSRKRNRSGTIKLLQSLIPLSVPDILTITLVQLGAIYLFNNEISIFGLGPFPFLGDETFSHAIYPIISISILPAAYISRITANIIEDSFTKPYILAARGKGCSRFQIIKNHMMKSIVFGVLSGFPTVIGIMFSSLIIVERLFHFQGIGFYLIYFYTTQLIPPYEAGIGFTLFIVALAIFYYFIFMLFNALKDILMPQIKSH
- a CDS encoding DUF58 domain-containing protein, which encodes MNRLQISILLIFIPLLFFVLLVGGTIPYFLFYVFLLTFLIPLLHSLISLMGIKGSVQLPKDALFTGEKISIAYEVKNNSIFRIPYMEIQSHILEQLTGIDYPNVALALEKKEDFIRKEIGVLKRRGYYQLGEIHITIRDVFGFFSFKKKIRSNASLLVYPEVVSLSTFKINVSQQSGELLIQDSFFQDKSRIDSLREYREGDSIKAIHWKLTAKKDVPIIKNFENRGDTHVVVFVDNEHRLFKYDIDRHLEDKAAVAAISIVNYCLNQNIEVNLITQDNKSHINIQGRQSAELKPFLEALARFKGNGALDFRFLIMPSIDALKRGSTVVIITPNLDKAMGVHGIQLKMKNYNPLFIVITDRENKTGYIDQLVEKRLKQEGIIIYILDHSANIKEALEVFHG
- a CDS encoding cation:proton antiporter, with product MASSLAIIILLGLPANKLFEKIKIPGLLGMLILGIIIGPYGLNLLQTDMIHASADLRKIALTIILLRAGLGINRDDLKKVGNTALKMSCVPGLIEGFFIAFASVKLLNFSFIQGGILGFIIAAVSPAVVVPSMLRLIENNIGAKKGIPTLILAGASIDDVFAITIFSAFLGLYSGKHINIGIQILSIPISILLGIMIGGVIGFVMIKIFKKHHMRDTKKVLLILGLSILLTELENLLKTRIEIASLLGVMTIGFIIIDKMPNVGKRLASKFNKIWVFAEILLFVLVGAQVNIGVAANAGKIGAIIIFIGILGRSLGVIISLLGTNLNWKEKLFCIISYIPKATVQAAMGAVPLSLGVKSGEVILAIAVLSILITAPLGAIGINIFADKLLE
- a CDS encoding ABC transporter ATP-binding protein, which gives rise to MIEVVNLKKQFNIKSKVLGVNKGVVNAVNGIDFKIEKGETLGLVGESGSGKSTTGRLILRLLKPTDGKIYLEGRDISTISNREFRSLRKDLQIVFQNPYSALDYKMTIEDILIQPLQIHKIVGPLEYRNEVGRLLQMVGLSKHDGKKFPHEFSGGQRQRIGIARALATRPKFVVCDEPVSALDVSVQSQILNLTMDLQDEFGLSYLFIAHDLSVIKHVSNKVAVMYLGKIVEKGYVDDIFDFPKHPYTKALMSAAPLPEPGRNINRIRLQGEIPSGMNLPSGCTFHDRCPNKMDVCETQEPKLTELDDKRVVSCHLYQEGRSNNDS
- a CDS encoding ABC transporter permease subunit, whose amino-acid sequence is MRNINFPLLLGIIIVTFLILLAFYPGLFTSKDPLFEEKPKYIEYKEKGEWVEKFGYNPMPPNKENILGTDDAGRDVYARLIYGTRNTLKLALLIAAFRMILALPLGLAAGMGTRFISSIIKIFNTFFTAIPMLIFSFVILNIGYFRKLQMDKSILAFAIVLTIVGWAKLAGMIEDSTRRVMEEDFIEGEIAIGKTKLQIAYQNVLPHLIPDSISLFFKEMGMALFLIAQLAVLYVFVGVTRQIKELAFKAAYDMILEPEWGGTLSRIAVNVRKYNSVYWMTLYPILVFSFAIIGINLTGEGLRIEFQKRDSRIISYIRKAYYLFSPKLFISQIKDFKKYYKPVIIKTLVIVGAIAYFIIPWHPSLYKFDLDRAKLHIEELTKDKYGGRVTGTEGGYLAGEYIIDTLKSYGYLVEIMEIPLTDTTITPETGEEIIYPKIISPVSIESGWIKLKDDNDVEKTYYLHKDFSIATVNRNIFTDTSKNKLSYKGVAADPQNAINVSEETEFFSITSRFPILHEYNINEQNIVKVNENKKLKYDVEFVLLGEEYDREFGTYVFKSTAIIPFDDLRKDLEGGYREVQINLDYPKIAEYPGRNIIAFLPGKGKSIEDPGQIIVIGASYDGVYQSQERETFAMTAAPAATALEVARILSLIEEPLEKSIQLVFWDNESETQKYTPLGGSGHYHLTEMRDIDMALTHGYYFFDISYPGYNEDKYLNLITLPSQRADGKNYLVGLDIEKRFKQMNIKYRRFHYDYNISEALIHLRLNALTSIGIGNPSTGAVNTSRDNIESINYKRLEEIGQTIVDTMTMNSHIMD
- a CDS encoding AAA family ATPase, with amino-acid sequence MDNKKALDILENLKKVIIGKDDVLEKVLITLLAKGHLLIEDVPGVGKTTLVKALARSMNLSYKRVQFTPDLMPSDIIGYSIYDKNTGAFTFKKGAIFNQIFLADEINRTSPKTQSSLLQAMEEGEVSTEESHYILEKPFMVLATQNPLEYQGTFPLPEAQLDRFLMRLSLGYPEKSYEIEILKNYQSIKNLNLIEPVVSQEDILEMQLMVDGLTVHHDIIDYIINISNVTRFYEDLQLGASPRASIDLLKVAKAKAFLSGRSYVIPDDVKTMVAPVLGHRLILSPEAKIERKSVEDIIKGVLSRVFVPVIVNE